In Deinococcus puniceus, one genomic interval encodes:
- the purC gene encoding phosphoribosylaminoimidazolesuccinocarboxamide synthase, translating to MTQPAHFQPHPDLGELRYEGKAKRVYATADPAVYIVEYKDDATAFNGVKKAQIGGKGAINNAITAAIYPQLEAAGIPTHFIEKLSEREQRVKAVEIVPVEVIVRNVAAGSFSKRLNIEEGTPLPRPVVEYCYKSDALGDPLINTDTAVSLGWATETELARIRELALQVRDFLTPFFLARGIKLIDFKLEFGKLADGSIVLADEISPDTCRFWDAETNEKMDKDRFRRDLGGVEDAYAEMLKRVTQGV from the coding sequence ATGACCCAGCCCGCGCACTTTCAGCCCCACCCCGACCTTGGAGAACTGCGCTACGAGGGCAAGGCCAAGCGCGTGTACGCCACCGCCGATCCTGCCGTATACATCGTGGAATACAAGGACGACGCCACCGCCTTCAACGGGGTGAAGAAGGCCCAGATTGGCGGCAAGGGAGCCATCAACAACGCGATCACGGCGGCCATTTATCCGCAACTGGAGGCGGCGGGCATTCCCACCCACTTCATAGAGAAGCTGAGCGAGCGGGAGCAGCGGGTGAAGGCCGTAGAGATCGTGCCTGTGGAAGTGATCGTGCGGAACGTGGCGGCGGGCAGCTTTTCCAAGCGGCTGAACATAGAAGAAGGCACGCCCCTGCCCCGTCCGGTGGTGGAGTACTGCTACAAATCCGACGCGCTGGGCGACCCGCTCATCAATACCGATACCGCCGTCAGCCTCGGCTGGGCTACCGAAACCGAACTGGCCCGCATTCGTGAACTGGCCCTGCAAGTGCGCGATTTCCTGACGCCATTTTTCTTGGCACGCGGCATCAAACTGATCGACTTCAAGTTGGAATTTGGCAAGCTGGCCGACGGCTCAATCGTACTGGCCGACGAAATTAGCCCCGATACCTGCCGCTTCTGGGACGCCGAAACGAACGAGAAGATGGACAAAGACCGCTTCCGGCGCGATCTGGGCGGCGTGGAAGATGCCTATGCCGAAATGCTGAAGCGCGTGACACAAGGCGTCTGA
- a CDS encoding DUF1152 domain-containing protein: MQPPFFSAIKDSRRVLIAGMGGGFDVFCGLPLYFALRAEGMEVTLGNLSFSSFSPLAPHPLAPALIEVTPEFRVSESEYFPEYYLSCWLQAQGETPHVFALRKTGVQPLLAAYRALVKHLSIDTIILIDGGTDALMRGDEADLGTPHEDAVSLCAVYQLAEERPELKTYMVSLGFGIDHFHGVSHWNVLEATAELARAGAYLGSFSLTPEQRPVQLYRAACEAVFQQMPRHVSIVNSSILSAIEGQYGDYHATDRTRGSELWINPLMAQYWCYELVPVARRLQYRQALMDTLTLSDVDKVIRRHRDSVNLRPRHTLPI, encoded by the coding sequence TTGCAGCCCCCGTTCTTTTCGGCCATCAAGGATTCCCGCCGCGTCCTGATCGCTGGAATGGGAGGCGGCTTCGACGTGTTTTGCGGCCTGCCCTTGTATTTCGCCTTGCGGGCCGAGGGAATGGAGGTCACGCTAGGTAACCTGTCCTTCTCCTCATTCTCGCCGCTGGCTCCGCATCCTCTGGCCCCAGCGCTGATAGAAGTTACGCCAGAGTTTCGCGTCTCAGAGAGCGAATATTTTCCGGAATACTACCTGTCCTGCTGGCTGCAAGCGCAGGGCGAAACGCCACATGTTTTCGCGCTACGTAAAACAGGCGTTCAACCTCTGTTGGCGGCCTACCGCGCTCTGGTCAAGCATCTGAGCATAGACACCATCATTCTGATCGACGGCGGCACAGACGCCCTGATGCGCGGCGACGAGGCGGATTTGGGCACACCCCATGAGGACGCTGTGAGCTTGTGTGCCGTCTATCAGTTGGCTGAAGAAAGGCCAGAATTGAAAACATACATGGTGTCACTGGGATTCGGCATAGACCATTTTCACGGAGTCAGTCATTGGAATGTGCTGGAAGCAACGGCAGAGTTGGCCCGCGCTGGGGCTTATCTGGGATCGTTTAGCCTCACGCCGGAGCAAAGGCCTGTGCAACTGTACCGGGCAGCGTGCGAGGCTGTTTTTCAGCAGATGCCGCGTCATGTCAGCATCGTGAACAGCAGCATCCTGAGTGCCATAGAAGGTCAATACGGTGACTACCACGCCACGGATCGCACACGCGGTTCAGAACTGTGGATCAATCCGTTAATGGCGCAGTATTGGTGCTACGAACTTGTCCCGGTGGCCCGCCGACTGCAATACCGTCAAGCCTTGATGGACACACTTACCCTGTCGGACGTAGACAAAGTAATTCGCAGACACCGTGATTCGGTGAATCTCCGGCCTCGCCACACGCTGCCCATCTAG
- the prmC gene encoding peptide chain release factor N(5)-glutamine methyltransferase, whose protein sequence is MATVNTWQLQASSRFAEIGLPSPKTDARELLKFVLGLSDTALFLSSDREVSEDQAARLLALIDARAARIPLQHLLGEVEWGGVRLKSDGRALIPRPETEWLLQLALEALRGRVNPRVLDVGTGTGALALGLKVARPDAAVTATDISAEALALAQENAALNGLDVQFMQADLLQGLAGPFDLIVSNPPYLPDADQHSADPEVRYDPHLALYAGADGLSVARPLLVQARAALVAGGVLLLELDPRNAPTLAAEARSLGAVAEVLPDLAGRERFVRASWPTR, encoded by the coding sequence GTGGCGACGGTCAACACTTGGCAACTTCAGGCCTCCTCACGCTTTGCAGAAATTGGCCTGCCTTCCCCGAAAACCGATGCCCGCGAACTGCTGAAATTCGTGTTGGGCCTCAGCGATACGGCCCTGTTCTTATCGTCTGATCGGGAAGTGTCGGAAGATCAGGCCGCGCGACTCTTGGCCCTGATCGATGCCAGAGCCGCCCGCATTCCGCTGCAGCACCTGTTGGGCGAAGTGGAATGGGGCGGCGTGCGCCTGAAATCGGACGGGCGGGCGCTGATTCCTCGGCCCGAAACCGAATGGCTGCTGCAATTGGCGCTGGAAGCCTTGCGCGGCAGAGTCAATCCTCGCGTGCTGGACGTAGGCACAGGTACGGGCGCACTGGCACTGGGCCTGAAAGTTGCCCGCCCCGATGCCGCCGTGACCGCCACCGACATCAGCGCGGAGGCTTTGGCATTGGCACAGGAAAACGCCGCGCTGAACGGGCTGGACGTGCAGTTTATGCAGGCGGACTTGCTGCAAGGTTTAGCTGGCCCTTTCGATCTGATCGTCAGCAATCCGCCCTACTTGCCCGACGCCGACCAGCACAGCGCCGACCCCGAAGTGCGCTACGATCCTCACTTGGCCCTGTATGCCGGAGCCGATGGCCTGAGCGTGGCACGGCCCCTCTTGGTGCAGGCGCGGGCGGCACTTGTGGCAGGCGGCGTATTGCTGCTGGAACTTGACCCTCGCAACGCGCCCACGCTGGCCGCCGAAGCCAGAAGTCTGGGCGCGGTGGCCGAGGTCTTGCCTGATCTGGCAGGCCGTGAACGCTTCGTGCGGGCCAGTTGGCCGACCCGCTGA
- a CDS encoding Jag family protein, whose protein sequence is MDNRTNLDDYLAGLGISEADEDEVTPPPPVSDAPADALPAEGTPNEDPKEVLERFLNALTSRMDDTLSVSVQQAEDALEAEITGENAAKLAGRDGRLLGAIEVIAYTVLAKQAGRSDLRVRIDVGGFRKRQADTLTKLAERLAIQVAKSGEAHELQPMPASERRVIHIALKEHPDVMSESVGEGASRRLIIRPRHG, encoded by the coding sequence ATGGACAACCGCACGAACCTCGACGACTATCTCGCGGGCTTGGGAATTAGCGAGGCCGACGAGGACGAGGTCACGCCGCCGCCGCCTGTCAGTGACGCCCCGGCAGACGCTTTGCCCGCCGAAGGCACGCCCAATGAAGACCCCAAAGAAGTGCTGGAACGCTTTCTGAACGCCCTGACCAGCCGGATGGACGACACCCTCAGCGTGTCGGTGCAGCAGGCCGAGGACGCGCTGGAAGCCGAGATTACAGGTGAAAACGCCGCCAAACTGGCAGGCCGCGACGGTCGATTGCTGGGAGCCATAGAGGTGATCGCCTATACGGTGCTGGCGAAACAGGCGGGCCGCAGCGATCTGCGCGTGCGAATCGATGTGGGCGGCTTCCGCAAACGGCAGGCCGACACCCTGACCAAATTGGCCGAACGCCTCGCCATTCAGGTCGCCAAAAGCGGCGAAGCGCACGAGCTTCAGCCGATGCCCGCCTCCGAGCGCCGCGTGATTCACATCGCCCTGAAGGAACACCCGGACGTGATGAGCGAATCGGTGGGCGAGGGCGCGTCCCGCCGCCTGATTATTCGGCCTCGGCACGGCTAG
- a CDS encoding low molecular weight protein-tyrosine-phosphatase, producing MPPSPPLRVLALCLGNICRSPVAEALLRRELTAAGVDAVVDSAGTGDWHVGRPTDPRSIDVARRHGLRLTGKARQLLRRDFVDYDVILAMDSQNAAEARALAGTPGAASRVRLMRDFDPLAPGADVPDPYLGGKAGFESMFEMLERSAAEFARQAAQPQNTDQADPI from the coding sequence ATGCCCCCTTCCCCTCCCCTGCGCGTTCTGGCCCTGTGTCTCGGCAATATCTGCCGTTCTCCGGTGGCCGAGGCGCTCTTGCGGCGGGAATTGACGGCGGCTGGGGTAGACGCTGTGGTCGACAGCGCGGGCACAGGCGATTGGCATGTGGGCAGGCCCACCGACCCGCGCAGCATAGACGTGGCGCGGCGGCATGGGCTGAGGCTGACGGGCAAAGCGCGGCAACTGCTCCGGCGTGATTTTGTCGACTATGACGTCATTCTGGCGATGGATTCCCAAAACGCAGCGGAGGCCCGCGCCCTAGCCGGAACGCCCGGAGCCGCAAGCCGCGTGCGCCTGATGCGCGACTTTGACCCACTCGCCCCCGGCGCAGACGTGCCCGACCCGTATCTGGGCGGGAAGGCAGGCTTCGAAAGCATGTTCGAGATGCTGGAACGCAGCGCGGCAGAGTTTGCGAGGCAGGCCGCCCAGCCACAAAACACAGACCAAGCTGATCCAATCTGA
- a CDS encoding peptidylprolyl isomerase — translation MSDAYTDLPQGFTVTPELSAERQIKFTAAPELGDGIEPGKDYRAVLDTSKGRLIVDLFADDAPVTVNSFAYLLRHHYYDGIKFHRVIDGFMAQAGDPTGTGSGGPGYDFEDEFGSDHRHDGKGVLSMANRGPGTNGSQFFVTFTATPHLNGKHTVFGRIVEGLDVLDRLTRIQPGYPGTPDIIEKAFLIERSQ, via the coding sequence ATGAGCGACGCCTATACCGACCTGCCCCAAGGCTTTACCGTCACGCCCGAACTCAGCGCCGAGCGCCAGATCAAGTTCACCGCTGCCCCCGAACTCGGAGACGGCATCGAACCCGGCAAGGACTACCGCGCCGTGCTGGACACCAGCAAAGGCCGCCTGATCGTCGACCTGTTTGCCGACGACGCCCCCGTGACCGTCAACTCCTTCGCCTACTTGCTGCGTCATCACTACTACGACGGCATCAAGTTTCACCGCGTCATCGACGGCTTCATGGCGCAGGCGGGCGATCCCACTGGCACGGGCAGCGGCGGCCCCGGCTACGACTTTGAAGACGAATTTGGTAGCGACCACCGCCACGACGGAAAAGGCGTGCTGAGCATGGCCAACCGTGGCCCCGGCACCAACGGCAGCCAATTCTTCGTGACCTTTACCGCCACGCCCCACCTGAACGGCAAGCACACCGTCTTTGGCCGCATCGTGGAAGGGCTGGACGTGCTAGACCGTCTCACCCGCATTCAGCCCGGCTACCCCGGCACGCCCGACATCATCGAAAAGGCGTTTTTGATCGAGCGCAGCCAATAA
- a CDS encoding aminopeptidase, translated as MSSPAPSVPDFDAKLARYADLLVRVGVGLTAGGKVRIGAPVEAAAFARLVQRAAYRAGALDARVVYTDAHTDLALYEDGSDEAVAFLPAWQAQEREAMVADGYAFIGILGDDPSLLAGVDGGRVARRSKALAQAFQKVSEASGNFEVSWTVAAIATPAWAGAVFPDLPEAEAVARLWDDIFAVTRVDTPDPVGAWQTHLAGLQARTDRLNQQRFAALHFQGELGTDLTVGLADGHFWQGGAERAKNGVLGVPNFPTDEVFTAPHRDRVDGVAVASKPLSVRGQLVEGIRVKFEGGRAVEVSATRGEDTLRQLIGTDEGAARLGEVALVPASAPVARTGTLFLNTLFDENAASHIALGRAYPTTIRPDLIGATESTTSFSDLGGNHSLIHVDWMIGSPGMNVDGVRGDGSREALMRDGEWVI; from the coding sequence ATGTCTTCTCCTGCCCCGTCTGTCCCCGACTTTGATGCCAAACTTGCCCGCTACGCCGACCTGCTGGTGCGCGTGGGCGTGGGCCTGACCGCTGGCGGCAAAGTGCGAATTGGTGCGCCTGTAGAGGCCGCCGCCTTTGCCCGCTTGGTGCAGCGGGCCGCCTACCGCGCCGGGGCGCTGGATGCCCGCGTGGTGTACACCGACGCACACACCGATTTGGCCCTCTACGAAGACGGCTCCGATGAAGCGGTGGCCTTCCTTCCCGCGTGGCAAGCGCAGGAGCGGGAAGCGATGGTGGCCGACGGGTACGCCTTTATCGGCATTTTGGGAGACGACCCCTCGTTGTTGGCAGGCGTGGACGGAGGTCGGGTGGCGCGGCGCAGCAAAGCTCTGGCACAAGCTTTTCAGAAGGTCAGCGAGGCGTCGGGCAACTTCGAGGTGAGCTGGACGGTGGCGGCCATTGCCACCCCAGCTTGGGCGGGGGCCGTGTTTCCCGACCTGCCCGAAGCCGAAGCGGTGGCCCGCCTCTGGGACGACATTTTCGCCGTGACCCGCGTGGACACGCCTGACCCGGTAGGCGCATGGCAAACGCACTTGGCAGGCTTGCAGGCCCGCACAGACCGCCTGAATCAACAGCGGTTTGCGGCTCTGCACTTTCAGGGCGAGTTGGGCACCGACCTGACTGTCGGACTGGCTGATGGACACTTCTGGCAGGGCGGCGCAGAACGGGCCAAAAATGGCGTACTGGGCGTGCCCAACTTTCCCACCGACGAGGTGTTTACCGCCCCGCACCGTGACCGCGTGGACGGCGTGGCCGTCGCCAGCAAACCCTTGAGCGTGCGCGGGCAACTCGTAGAGGGCATTCGGGTGAAGTTTGAGGGAGGCCGCGCCGTAGAAGTAAGTGCCACACGCGGCGAAGACACCCTGCGCCAACTGATCGGCACGGACGAGGGCGCGGCCCGCTTGGGTGAAGTGGCGTTGGTGCCCGCGAGTGCGCCGGTGGCCCGCACCGGAACCTTGTTTCTGAATACGCTGTTTGATGAAAACGCCGCCAGCCACATTGCGCTGGGCCGCGCCTACCCCACCACCATTCGGCCTGACCTGATCGGGGCCACAGAATCCACAACCTCTTTTAGCGATTTGGGCGGCAACCACAGCCTGATTCACGTGGACTGGATGATCGGCAGCCCCGGCATGAACGTGGACGGCGTGCGGGGGGACGGCAGCCGTGAAGCCCTGATGCGGGACGGCGAATGGGTGATCTGA
- a CDS encoding tRNA (cytidine(34)-2'-O)-methyltransferase — MSMELPVPPLLHVVLFEPEKAGNVGNVARTCSVLGAELHLIRPFGFHLHDREFRRAVMDYMEGVALHEHASWTAFAATLPPGARVWAFTTHGTQLHTRAGFQRGDYLLFGPESRGLPVWLRDALPRLKLPQPGGGRSLNLAVAAGVAAFEAGRQIEGW; from the coding sequence ATGAGCATGGAACTTCCCGTCCCGCCACTCCTCCACGTCGTGCTGTTCGAGCCGGAGAAGGCCGGGAACGTGGGCAACGTGGCCCGCACCTGTTCGGTGTTGGGGGCAGAGCTGCATCTGATTCGGCCCTTCGGCTTCCACCTGCATGACCGCGAATTCCGGCGGGCCGTGATGGACTACATGGAAGGCGTGGCCCTCCACGAACACGCGAGCTGGACGGCGTTCGCGGCCACCTTGCCACCCGGTGCGCGGGTTTGGGCCTTTACGACGCACGGTACGCAACTGCACACGCGGGCAGGCTTTCAACGCGGCGATTATCTGCTGTTCGGCCCCGAATCGCGTGGCCTGCCCGTATGGCTACGCGACGCCCTGCCCCGGCTGAAACTCCCGCAACCCGGCGGGGGCCGCAGCCTGAATCTGGCAGTGGCAGCGGGCGTGGCGGCGTTCGAGGCGGGGCGGCAGATCGAGGGGTGGTGA
- the ispF gene encoding 2-C-methyl-D-erythritol 2,4-cyclodiphosphate synthase yields the protein MTSSPTLPYRIGFGEDAHRLSGGRPLILGGVPIPNAEKGAVAHSDGDAVLHALADALLSGLALGDIGQYFPDTDAAHKGLDSAVIVARALDLVQERGYVPANVALVVTLDKPKLGPLRAAIAQNVALLLGLPESEVGVSFKTSEGLAPDHVQTRVTLLLVRSA from the coding sequence ATGACCTCTTCCCCCACCCTCCCCTACCGCATCGGATTTGGCGAAGATGCCCACCGACTTTCCGGGGGCCGCCCACTGATTCTAGGCGGTGTGCCGATTCCCAACGCCGAAAAGGGCGCGGTGGCCCACAGCGATGGAGACGCCGTGCTGCACGCGCTGGCCGATGCTCTGCTGTCGGGCCTCGCACTGGGCGACATCGGGCAGTACTTCCCCGATACCGACGCGGCGCACAAGGGGCTAGATTCGGCGGTGATCGTGGCACGGGCGCTAGACTTGGTGCAGGAGCGCGGTTACGTACCCGCAAATGTGGCCCTCGTGGTCACACTGGATAAGCCCAAGCTCGGGCCGCTGCGGGCCGCCATCGCACAGAATGTGGCGCTGCTGCTCGGCCTGCCCGAATCCGAAGTCGGCGTGAGCTTCAAAACCTCGGAAGGATTAGCCCCGGATCATGTGCAGACGCGGGTCACGCTGCTGCTGGTGCGCTCTGCATGA
- a CDS encoding IMPACT family protein, whose protein sequence is MSVDLQLPDLPPPFSTLAAAHRHSAVIEGSEFLAFAERADTAPEALAQLAALRTRYPDATHHCWAYQIGPLYRFSDDGEPGGTAGAPILRAIGGQGVDHVMVVVVRYYGGTKLGTGGLVRAYGGTAAECLRTAPRVLVRGRVTLRVGVGFGHLSALYHLLGSVDAVRGEEEFTAAGVLLPVSLYPEDAPAFAQAMRDATSGGATVAVVDSA, encoded by the coding sequence TTGAGTGTAGATTTACAACTTCCTGACCTGCCCCCGCCCTTCTCCACACTGGCCGCCGCACACCGCCACAGCGCCGTGATAGAGGGAAGCGAATTCTTGGCCTTTGCCGAACGCGCCGACACCGCGCCGGAAGCGTTGGCACAGTTGGCCGCGTTACGTACCCGCTACCCTGACGCCACGCACCACTGCTGGGCCTACCAGATCGGCCCGCTGTACCGCTTCAGCGACGACGGCGAACCGGGCGGCACGGCGGGCGCACCGATCTTGCGGGCTATTGGCGGGCAGGGCGTAGACCACGTGATGGTGGTGGTCGTGCGCTATTACGGCGGCACCAAACTGGGTACGGGCGGGCTGGTGCGGGCGTATGGCGGCACGGCGGCAGAGTGCCTGAGAACCGCCCCGCGTGTGCTGGTGCGTGGGCGCGTGACCCTGCGCGTGGGCGTGGGCTTTGGGCATCTCAGCGCCCTGTATCACCTGTTGGGCAGCGTGGATGCCGTGCGGGGCGAAGAAGAATTCACGGCGGCGGGCGTGCTGTTGCCCGTCAGCCTTTATCCCGAGGATGCGCCCGCCTTTGCACAGGCGATGAGGGACGCGACGAGCGGAGGGGCGACGGTGGCGGTGGTGGATTCTGCTTGA
- a CDS encoding NUDIX domain-containing protein yields the protein MTGNGNAESSSDTTTHANWPTLVPDEAQPWHTLESRELVPGPRSVVLDRVDMGGGLEGQYQYRPRGPRAIFVLPITAEGEGVLIRQYRYPLRATVWEVVAGGVERGEELHAAAVRELREEVGGVAGEWVALPGFYPQPSISGVIFYPFLALGVALGDTAHEETEVIERVVMPLPDIYALLEAGQILDGPSSLTLWHSRRLLMERGLL from the coding sequence ATGACGGGCAACGGCAACGCAGAAAGCAGCAGCGACACGACCACGCACGCCAACTGGCCCACCTTGGTGCCCGACGAAGCGCAGCCTTGGCACACGCTGGAATCGCGGGAATTGGTGCCGGGGCCGCGCTCGGTGGTGCTTGACCGGGTGGATATGGGCGGCGGGCTGGAGGGCCAGTATCAGTACCGTCCACGCGGCCCACGCGCCATTTTTGTGCTGCCAATAACCGCCGAGGGTGAAGGCGTGCTGATTCGGCAATACCGTTATCCACTGCGGGCTACCGTGTGGGAAGTGGTGGCGGGCGGCGTGGAGCGCGGCGAGGAACTGCACGCGGCAGCCGTGCGCGAACTGCGCGAGGAGGTGGGCGGCGTGGCAGGCGAGTGGGTGGCCTTGCCGGGGTTCTATCCTCAACCCAGCATCAGCGGCGTCATTTTTTATCCGTTTCTGGCGCTGGGCGTGGCACTGGGCGACACGGCGCACGAGGAAACCGAAGTGATTGAGCGCGTGGTCATGCCTTTGCCCGACATTTACGCGCTGCTGGAGGCGGGCCAGATTCTAGACGGCCCCAGCAGCCTGACGCTGTGGCACTCGCGGCGGCTCCTCATGGAGCGCGGGCTGCTTTGA
- a CDS encoding AfsR/SARP family transcriptional regulator yields the protein MLNGTSEYESRVWVASRLAEFHSEQGQFAQALEALHAGVDAGEELPPALLVTRGVVFRRRGQIELALLDFEAALPGVRESGDSHLLTRALLHLSDSLRRAGRGPESVEVLREGLERLLQDKDKARFRPDLEELSELTHSAMLEPHVAPFMEAVIEKIAALTGSVPLDEERLIHAQVETLGRTRVVRDGQPVALTLHGSALMLVYLARHPGRTRQEIQLDLYPDKDPVAGSNYIRSVIRELREALGKGAVVHAGPHNMPRYSLGPGISLTIDVQEVEQALERADMARMLALYRGPFLKTVTDSEWADDLREQLQRAVTGAIRTQMRRAREAGDLKRALLLANQLLRVDPYDPEVLVERVEVARGVASPQEIARYVVEMQRMGT from the coding sequence TTGTTGAATGGTACGAGTGAGTACGAATCGCGTGTTTGGGTGGCTTCTCGCTTGGCCGAGTTTCACAGCGAGCAGGGGCAGTTTGCACAGGCGCTGGAAGCCCTGCACGCGGGTGTGGACGCAGGTGAGGAATTGCCACCCGCCCTGCTGGTCACACGCGGCGTGGTGTTCCGGCGGCGTGGGCAGATAGAACTGGCCCTGCTGGATTTCGAGGCCGCCCTCCCCGGCGTGCGCGAATCGGGCGACTCGCATCTGCTGACGCGGGCGCTGCTGCACCTGTCGGATTCGTTGCGGCGGGCCGGAAGAGGGCCGGAATCGGTAGAGGTGCTGCGGGAGGGGCTCGAGCGGCTGCTGCAAGACAAGGACAAGGCGCGCTTCCGGCCTGATCTGGAAGAACTGAGTGAACTGACGCACAGCGCCATGCTGGAACCCCACGTGGCCCCGTTTATGGAAGCGGTCATTGAGAAAATTGCGGCCCTGACCGGAAGTGTGCCGCTGGATGAGGAGCGCCTGATTCATGCCCAAGTGGAAACGCTGGGACGAACACGTGTGGTACGCGACGGGCAGCCGGTAGCCCTGACCTTGCACGGCAGCGCCCTGATGCTGGTGTATCTGGCGCGGCATCCGGGGCGTACCCGCCAAGAAATCCAGCTGGATCTGTACCCCGACAAAGACCCGGTGGCCGGATCGAATTACATCCGCAGCGTGATTCGGGAACTGCGAGAGGCGCTGGGCAAGGGCGCTGTAGTGCACGCGGGGCCGCACAATATGCCGCGTTACTCGCTGGGGCCGGGCATCAGCCTGACCATAGACGTGCAGGAAGTGGAGCAGGCCCTAGAGCGCGCCGATATGGCCCGGATGCTGGCGCTGTACCGGGGGCCGTTTCTGAAAACCGTGACCGACAGCGAGTGGGCCGACGACTTGCGCGAGCAACTGCAACGGGCCGTGACGGGGGCCATTCGTACCCAGATGCGCCGGGCGCGGGAGGCAGGCGACCTGAAACGCGCCCTGCTGCTGGCAAACCAACTGCTGCGCGTAGACCCCTACGACCCCGAAGTGCTGGTGGAGCGGGTAGAAGTGGCACGCGGGGTGGCTTCCCCGCAAGAAATCGCCCGCTACGTGGTGGAAATGCAGCGGATGGGAACGTAA
- a CDS encoding pentapeptide repeat-containing protein — MFTTGAGLGAGAGVTFSCVISGRLSGGHHAVFAGASLHHAVFASASLHHAVFASASLHHAVFTSASLHHAVFTSAQHHLIGDAVAGKSSHFL, encoded by the coding sequence GTGTTCACCACGGGGGCGGGTTTGGGAGCGGGGGCGGGCGTTACTTTTTCGTGTGTCATCTCAGGCCGCCTTTCCGGTGGTCATCACGCCGTATTCGCGGGCGCCAGCCTTCATCACGCCGTATTCGCGAGCGCCAGCCTTCATCACGCCGTATTCGCGAGCGCCAGCCTTCATCACGCCGTATTCACGAGCGCCAGCCTTCATCACGCCGTATTCACGAGCGCCCAGCACCATTTGATCGGTGACGCCGTTGCTGGAAAAAGCTCCCATTTCTTGTAA
- the def gene encoding peptide deformylase gives MTDPRIYPMRLYGDPVLRRKARVLKPDERLTVPGFDTQSLREVADQMLETMFEQRGVGLAAPQVGLSVRLFVAVEYEDDEEENEGGEDNLRSKVLRDFVMINPVMSVIDKKKDRSYQEGCLSIPGIYEEGVPRARAVQVRYTDLDGKERTIEADDYLARVFQHEMDHLDGVLFLDHLPAEIMEDHRKALTGLQRQSKTFLNDLAEHERRRQLERLG, from the coding sequence ATGACTGACCCCCGTATCTATCCTATGCGTCTTTACGGCGATCCGGTGCTGCGGCGCAAAGCCCGTGTGCTGAAGCCGGATGAGCGCCTGACGGTGCCGGGCTTTGATACCCAGTCGCTGCGAGAAGTGGCCGATCAGATGCTGGAAACCATGTTTGAGCAGCGAGGCGTGGGGCTGGCCGCGCCGCAAGTGGGCCTGTCGGTGCGGCTGTTCGTGGCCGTGGAATACGAGGACGACGAGGAAGAAAACGAGGGCGGCGAGGACAATCTGCGGTCAAAGGTGCTGCGCGACTTCGTGATGATCAACCCCGTGATGAGTGTGATCGACAAGAAAAAAGACCGTTCTTATCAGGAAGGGTGCCTGAGCATTCCCGGCATCTACGAGGAAGGCGTGCCGCGTGCCCGCGCTGTACAGGTGCGTTACACCGATCTGGACGGCAAAGAGCGCACCATTGAGGCCGACGATTACTTGGCGCGAGTCTTCCAGCACGAGATGGATCATCTGGACGGCGTGTTGTTCCTAGACCATCTGCCCGCCGAGATCATGGAAGACCACCGCAAGGCACTGACAGGCCTGCAACGCCAGTCCAAAACCTTCCTGAACGATCTGGCGGAACACGAGCGGCGCAGGCAACTGGAGCGGCTGGGTTGA